The following are encoded in a window of Brevibacillus ruminantium genomic DNA:
- a CDS encoding ABC transporter ATP-binding protein encodes MLIVDDVRKIYRVKERSGLFRSQWREVEAVGGLSFHMRPGKIIGLLGINGAGKTTTIKMCSTLLEPTDGTITVDGYDAVREDRQVKALVNMIAGGERMLYWRLTGRENLQYFASLYGLFGSRMTERIDFLLEQVGLTEAADTPVERYSKGMKQRLQIARGLINDPKYLFLDEPTLGLDAPIARQLRRHVKHLAAEQGKAILLTSHYIHEVEELCDEVFIIDKGRLIAHDTPAALTRMLAHGTRLEVEIPALSDALQRDLQKMVTQHGGTWHIVETPAQSWSVLLQSETDMTAPLLSLLAAHQSPVLQLRTQQPSLEDVILELAERRSA; translated from the coding sequence ATGTTGATCGTTGACGATGTGCGGAAAATTTACCGGGTAAAGGAGAGAAGCGGCTTGTTTCGCAGCCAATGGCGAGAGGTGGAAGCCGTGGGCGGCCTCTCTTTTCACATGCGCCCGGGGAAAATTATCGGATTATTGGGAATCAACGGGGCGGGGAAGACCACCACGATCAAAATGTGCAGCACTCTGCTGGAACCAACCGACGGAACGATTACGGTAGACGGTTATGATGCTGTACGGGAGGATCGGCAGGTAAAGGCGCTCGTCAACATGATCGCCGGCGGTGAACGAATGCTGTACTGGCGCCTGACCGGAAGAGAAAACCTCCAGTATTTTGCCAGTCTCTACGGGCTGTTTGGCAGCCGCATGACAGAGAGAATCGACTTTTTGCTGGAGCAGGTCGGTTTGACGGAAGCAGCCGATACCCCGGTAGAGCGCTATTCCAAAGGGATGAAGCAGCGTTTGCAAATCGCCCGCGGACTGATCAATGACCCGAAATACCTCTTTCTCGACGAGCCGACGCTCGGTCTGGACGCCCCGATCGCCCGTCAGTTGCGCCGACATGTCAAGCATTTGGCTGCGGAGCAAGGAAAAGCTATCCTTCTGACCAGCCATTACATCCATGAAGTCGAGGAATTATGTGACGAGGTGTTTATCATCGACAAAGGCCGGCTCATCGCCCATGATACTCCGGCCGCACTGACGCGGATGCTGGCACACGGGACCAGACTGGAGGTGGAGATTCCTGCCCTCTCCGACGCTCTCCAGCGTGACCTGCAAAAAATGGTGACCCAGCATGGCGGGACGTGGCACATCGTGGAGACGCCCGCCCAAAGCTGGAGCGTTCTTCTGCAAAGTGAGACGGATATGACAGCTCCCCTGCTCTCCTTGCTGGCTGCCCACCAGTCCCCTGTTCTGCAGCTTCGCACACAGCAGCCTTCACTGGAGGACGTCATTTTGGAGCTGGCTGAAAGGAGAAGCGCATGA
- a CDS encoding ABC transporter permease, with translation MLQVAKATFIRNTRVMLRAYPWSFVIGHILAGVYTVLFAFFAYQYVFDRQLDPRFASYAGSPDYLSYAILGGAFYSFAVSTLMNVSRSLITELREGTLEALLLTPSSRKGYFLGNVSQQLMRTIFEFAVILLAGSLFGLTLGGANSGGAIAVWLFSTAAFFCQALVLGALMLRFRDTYITQNTLFVAMAFLSGVTYPVAYLPEWLQPLSMLMPLTPALEAFRACVILGKPLATSAPALLHLGILSLIYLALGTAAIRRMEKRVLESIFG, from the coding sequence ATCCTGCAAGTGGCCAAAGCCACCTTTATCCGCAATACGCGGGTCATGCTTCGAGCTTACCCGTGGTCTTTTGTCATCGGTCATATCCTGGCCGGTGTGTACACCGTGCTGTTTGCTTTTTTTGCATACCAGTATGTATTCGACCGACAGTTGGACCCCCGCTTTGCCAGCTACGCCGGGTCGCCGGACTACCTGAGCTACGCCATTTTGGGCGGCGCCTTTTACTCGTTCGCCGTTTCCACCCTGATGAACGTCAGCCGGTCACTGATTACCGAGCTGCGCGAAGGGACGCTGGAAGCGCTGCTGCTGACTCCTTCTTCCCGCAAAGGCTACTTTCTCGGCAACGTCTCTCAGCAGCTCATGCGGACGATCTTTGAGTTTGCTGTTATTTTGCTGGCTGGTTCGCTGTTTGGTCTGACGCTGGGCGGGGCCAATAGCGGCGGCGCGATCGCGGTGTGGCTGTTTTCGACAGCAGCTTTTTTCTGTCAGGCCCTGGTTTTGGGTGCGCTGATGCTGCGCTTCCGCGATACCTACATCACCCAGAACACGCTGTTTGTGGCTATGGCCTTTCTCTCCGGCGTCACCTATCCGGTGGCGTACCTCCCGGAATGGCTGCAGCCGCTCAGCATGCTGATGCCGCTCACCCCTGCCCTCGAAGCCTTTCGCGCTTGCGTTATTCTGGGAAAACCGCTTGCGACGAGTGCTCCTGCGCTTTTGCATCTGGGAATCCTTTCGCTGATCTACCTGGCACTTGGCACCGCCGCGATCAGGCGCATGGAAAAGCGGGTGCTGGAATCCATATTCGGCTAA